The Gambusia affinis linkage group LG05, SWU_Gaff_1.0, whole genome shotgun sequence region CTGGCATATATTTGTACTCAttcattttttctgtcaaagATTTTTTAAGGCTAACCCTGACCTTCTGCAAACAACCAGATGTTGATGCTGAGTAGTATTTCCTCAGTCTTTATGGCTTTGACaaagtgatttttaaatcaTCTACCACTGAACTATGACTccttaaaacaccaaaacaacaacaaaaaccccacCTAGCATTAAAAAAGTTGAGCTTTCAAGATATCGATAATGTAGGCAAactaatgttttctttagacACATTTTTACAGTCAGGATTCTGTAAAGACCATTTGTccttagtattttttttttcagattctatTAAATTTACCTTCATACCACAACCTTTTCTCCCCTCAAAAAAATCTTGTAATGAGGACgtcaataaatttattcaaGGTTTCATATATTCACTGTTATGTGCTGCAGGGGTTAAACAACTATAGGCCATAATTAATTATGTCAGTGTTGATCCTCCATATATTGGAAATCAGTTAcaatactgtttttttctattttttgttttgtttggttattaaatacaaatttgtATAATGCATTTCTTGTGTATGCCTCTCTGTAAATACTTctatcaaattattttcagtgtgtAATTACATCGTAAAGCCACTAGATGGGGGCAGTTCGACATCCATGCAACTCCCTAGTGAACTTTGGATCATAAGGAGGGACTCCACCTGGAATGTGGGCTAAACTTTAAAGGTACAGTCATATGACTCCCAGTTGCATGAATGTGAGGAAAAAACAGAGCTGAAAAAGCTCCCTGGGAAGATTTCGAGTGTTTTTGTGGGCTGGATCTTGACCCTGCGGGAGCTGACGCTTGGCCCGTTTTAGCGCTGATCCCCGTAGATAAGATGTTGGGAGTAAAATTCCAGGGATCACGGCAAACTTTAGTGCGTGATCGCAAAATCTACATACATGCATGGAAGATTTGCACTCTAACGGGAAGCCGCCACTGACAGTAAGGGAAGATCCGGGCAACATGAGCCGACAACAGGCAGAGATCCCCCCTCGGAGGAGAGTAGCAGCGGTGAGCGCTCCCGCTCTATCCGCCTCACGGCTTACCTTACCCGGGGTCATGGACGCAGAGGGGAGGGTCGACGAGTCCAGACTGAGGATGCACATCTTCAAGAACGGTAGGTCACTAGAAGTATTAACAGCATggttaaaagctgaaaaaaatattgcaagtTTAGGTCAACagtgaaaagttatttattttttgaataataatGATATGTTTCATGGATAAATCTAATTCTTAAACcgttttaaatatgattttaggCTATCAAGTTTATAGAAacccacctttttttttttcaaataaaagcgaGTCTTTGTTTAAGTGCGGCTCGCTCATTTATGATGCAGCTGCACCAAcaacactttttcacacagaTAAAAACCTTGAGAGGTTATACATGTGAGCTCAATATTGATCTACAGTATCATCGTTATCAACAATTTTACATTGTGCCAATGCTTTTTCATGAGGTTTGGTTACTGGTATAGCAagctatataaataataattaaaaaaaagaaaacaaaattaaaacaaactttctaaCACGTCACCAAATTGCTGGACCTGTTATATCGATGCGGAATGATTTTGATCCATTATTAGTAGATATTGtcttatacaaataaacttctgAAACCTCTGAGATTTAAATTTTTGCTAAGGTAAGCAAATTTTAAAGACCAGATGAAAACATATATTCTAGTATTTTGTTGCTGATAACTGTTTAAACAATAGAGGTCTAAGCATATACTACTAATTATATTTATACAGTATGACTATCAAAACAACTttcatatttaatctttttattcactgctttaaatattcaaaaaacatAGGCAAGGTCCGCAAAGATTAAGAGACCATATTTTATATTACCTTctctgatttgttgttgttttgagagaaATTAGTATTTGATTTATTCTTAAATCAATTGACAACTTTCTTCAAAAATTCTTAAAGTAAAAGATCTAATTTATAGGCCTGATTTTCCACATCACTGTCATGTTCACATAATCAACCTAATAAGTATAAGGATGCATTCCTGCACTGAATTCAAAAGACATGAATAGAATATATGTAAAGCATGTAGAGATGCTTTACAAATGAAGAATTCATCTGTCTAAAGAATTCAACAAATGTTATCTCTGTTGAGATGCACTGTGACCCTTTGATCCCAACACCAGGAAGTCAAGTGATGCATTGCTTCAGGCATTTTGTTTGAGTCACAGTCAAACCATTCTCCTAATAAGTCTGAGATTTCTTTGTACGTACATCAGATTCCCCTGGGAGCGGAGTACCTCAGCGTGACCACTGTGATAAAATAATAGGATTTATTTCTATTCGTTAAGGAATCTCTGATATAAGAGAACAGAAATCTCAACGGTTAATGTATGAGAGCTAAACACACAACAATACCTCTGGATGCAGCAGTGTGTAAGTTGGACCTTCCACCTGAACTCAGAAGTTACCAAAGAGGCTGTGGGATACCACATCACATGTGTGTTAGCAGGAATGTTACAGCTTACCCTCTGTTTCTGAGATCTCACTGAACTTCGTATTCCAGCTCTGCCTAAAGATAACCAAAAGAAGATccaattttctacttttttttggatcaattcttttacttttttttttattttttattttttatttcatctaggataatttttttttcccaggaaCAAGAACAGGACATGTGTCACTTTCTGCTTTACCCTAGCATATCCATTTTACAAGGGTTTTTAATGGCTAGCCAAACATATTCAACTGTATCAACCGCTTGTGCTGGCCTGCGAAATGTATTTCCTTCTTGAATTACATTCAAAGACTGCAAATGATTCACACACTGCACTTTGAACACACCTTCcttaacattttgtttacatttgttaacTGAAGTGTTGTACTTCTCATATCCTCTCACTAGACGGGTTCAACTATCTTTTATTTGGGTCTAGGTGGTGTGTCTCCATCAGAGCGAGGCCTGGCTTGGCGTTTCCTGTTTGGCATGTACCCGTGCAGCTCCACCGCACTGGAGCGGTCTTTGCTGCAGGAACAGTTGTTGGTACGTTACCAGGTCATGAAAAGGAGGTGGCAGCAGTTTCTTCCCTCAGCGGTGCGGATGCAGCTCAACGGCACTGATGGTAAAGGTCCAAACATGCACAAACGTATTAATGGGAAGCAGAGgacttttatttctgctctgacCCCTTTTCGCTCAGTCTATCTCACCTGCACCACATTTTCCTTTCTGTCCCCCAAACACCTGTGCTGATGTGATCCAGCCGAGTTGCTCGCAGCGGTTCGATACTTTGACCAGAGGGAGGCACAAACCCAGCAGCAGGACCAAGATCAGTCTGAGGAGGTGAAGGACAGACTGGCATTCTTGGAGCTTCAAGCTCAGGTTGACATAGttattatttatatgtataaatgtCTTATATGTGTTGGTGTAGGTTAACCCTCACCGTTTAGAATAGTTGCGCTCTTTTAACCTGGGCGTGGTGAGTTGATCTGTTTATGAAAGCGACCAAACAGGATCTAATTATGTTAAACAAACTGTCATTTATTTACTCAGGTATTGTTTGACATCTCCTAAACCCTGAAGGTGAAGTAGCGCCAGCTCATGTTGGGTCATGTCGTCTCATTCCAACAGCTTCCTGCTTTCAGccctattttgttttttacataaaaagaaagtttatAGACAAgaacataattttattcaaacataacAAGCTGAAATCAAATGAAGCGATATTCATATAaattgaaagataaaaaaatttaaagaaattaaccCTATCACCTTACAGCCAGTGAATCATGTGACCCAGTTTTATCTAAGATAAGAATTTTGCTGCTGTGGTTTGCAACCAGAGCAGCTCCAAATCAGTTGAGCGCATCATCAATTAAGGAGTGATGAAAGCTGTGAAATTCAATATGTTGAAAATATCAgtataagttttttttttaaactgaatgttgTCACAAGCCAAAGACGGTTGTGACAAAAGAAGACTTAAAGCTGCAACTGCAGGAAAAAAGGATTCTGCATAGCATTGAGCCAAAGGCGGTGAATTCAAAAGCATGTcatatttttagacttttattttgaaaattttaaaatgtgaataattatCCTTATACTTGGCATTTATCCACTGCTGCAATGTGcagtaagaagaaaaatctaaagagactaattattaaaaacatcGAGGCATATGAAAGTTTTTCCAAAGCACAGCAGGACAACTTTTTATTAACACAgtctttacatttatttttaacagataCTGTTTGAGCGCATCACATTTGACCTGGAAGAGCTGCGGGAAGCCACACGCATCATTGACAAGGATGTTCCGCGCACAAACAGAGACCTGAGCTACTACCagtgagtttttgtttctgtaattaTTGTTCTTGTCTTAATCAAATTCTGCGTTTTTGTGAATCTGCCGAGTCATTTTTTGATGAGCCGAAGGTAGAAATGCCACAAAGACAAAGGAGCACCACTGCCATTTTATGTACAAATGTACAGTTGTTTTCCTCCACTCATGTTTGGTGGTAGATTTCGTGACAGTAAACCATTTGACACAAGTTCAAGTCTCACTTGAACAAGGTATGTCGTGTTTGACATTAGTCATGCATCCTCAATTTACTGTCCAAGTGTAAATTTGAGTTCAAGTGAGTGTTGATGCAATTTATTTGTCTATCCAATGTACCCATGAAAATACATGACAGATACTGTCAAAAATCTGGACTCGTTACACTTTTGTGTGTGTCCAGAACTCTGATTACAGTTTGTTTggatgttattattattgaatctgatattttctgtcatgatttggtgtgtttgggattttataatttctttgtgGTTTACATGTTCTCGGTCTAGTTATGTTCCTTTCATATCAGTTCTCTGTATTTATTATTGCTCAGTATTTCTCATTctcatcatttttgttttaaaggttttgccgtacatgttctttcttttctatttagCTTTCTTCAGTTATTCTAGTGGTCGGATAGTGCTCTCTTTCCCAGTTTAAcctctttgtgtttattgttaatattcCTTCAGTCTGTCTGTTTACCTTTTCTCCCAGCTGCACTTTGTAATCAACCACCTGCCTCTGGTCAGTAATCACACTCCTCTGTATTTAGACTCTGGGATTGTCTTTGCCTtctactgagctcattataggagctacttctcagtgcaacactggtaaaaatgttgctaacgGATTAATAAaagagccatgttgtgatgacttcctgagattcagaaagaacaagagcttcttaaagctttaaatgcaaatacatttttaaaatgtatttctgcatATCCGTGCCTTCCTTTCATAACACCTGACTTTTCTCACATTCCTTTATGCAGAATATGATTCCAGCAGCTAGAATCCTAATActattgtgtttgtttctacCTCATAGTACTACTGCCTAACTTGCCTTTTACCTGTTTGTTCCCTGAAACAAATCATTCCAAATGTCTTAGTTTAAATCAGCTGCTGGACTTATCTGCAGTTTAAAACATGCCCtacattacaataaaaatacttaacatGATGCATGACCCTTTTAAAGGAGTGTTTGTAGTCTTCTCTAATTGGGGGGAAAAGATGTGGGGCAGATTGTCATAAATAACAACAACcgaaaagaataataaaaacattctgtggaatgaaataattattcacactgttattacttttattaaccAGGTTATTCATTCAATTGGtatacttttattatttgtatctTACTTATTAAAGTTGAGGTGCCTTTCTGCATAGAGCTGCAACTTCCTCTTACAGGAAGACGCTGACAGGAAACACCAACCACAAAGTGAAGGTTTTTGTAAATCAGCTTACGGTGTCAAAGCTTGTTCCGTTTTGAATGTATTTCTGCCCAGCACCTCATCTTTGTACAGACACCTGGCTGCTGACAAAGATACAATAGTATTTGCATCTGCTTTATCTAAACTATTAAACTCTCGGGGTGTGAAGTGAATAAGCGGTTACAGGAAACCACACTTTGCTTTGTGCATAAGTcgatttcaatctggagagactcacacagagaagaaaatagcagttgaaaagatttaatggtacaaGTTCTTTGGCGCTTGGATCCGGCAGAAGGATCGCCGTGAGCAGGAGGTCTGCTCGGCGAGCTCGGGATAGTCTTCCCCCCCCAGGGACCGAAACTGGTGGTGGAGCGGAGCCTGGAGAGGGAGAGGACAGGGGATCCTGGAGGACGTCCATCatggtgaaggtggagatggggaggaggtgggtcaaagcacggctgacgagcaggaaGACCCCAGGGTAGCTTAAACTTTTAAAGGCATCCTTGGACGgcgattggctggagcggcgtggagctccAGTCCGGATTGGCTGCGGCAGGGTCAggtgattagatgatgtggagaagctggtcgagtctcccagtttgaatttttgcCTAGGCTCCTTTTGTCATCATGCTCCACTTGACCTTTGTTCTAAGAGGTGTCGTTTTATTTGACTTCCAGGAATTGTTTTCGTGCCACCTAGGCGTCTAAAGATGTGTATAAAAACTGATGTTCTGTATGAGGTAAGGAGAGAGTTTGTCTGATAGCATCTGGCTTCACACATCCTCTCCCCTGCACAGGTTTTTCTCtaataaatctgtgtttttgttctgcttttaaataCTGGTCATAGTACATTTTTCCGGGGTTCCACAATTCCTTTTGCAATTTCAGGAGGAGTGTATATACAGTTTGTATCTAATATACTGAGACATTGGAAACGTTACAGATCTTCCACAAATCACTTGTTATTGTCTGCAGAGATGAAGGTTTAGGGAATCTGTTGGTCCTGAGAGACATCCTCATCACTTATGCTGCTTTTCATCCAGGTAATCAGACCGAATCAGCCcaaactaaagtttattttttcctctgatAACTTTCTGTCTCCTTTTTGTTACGGCAGAAGTTAGCTACGCCCAGGGAATGAATGACCTGTGCAGCAGGTTCCTGGAGGTCCTTGACTCTGAGGTGGACACCTTCTGGAGTTTTTCCTCCTACATGGAGAAGTTCTCCAGGGATTTCATGGCTGACGGCTTACACAGAAAAATAGGTGAGatgaacagacagaaaaagcaaTTTTGTTTGTAGTAAATATCACAGCACCAgcataaataatttgtttcGACCagtatttctgtctcttttgacataactttttttcttgctttaaatGTTATTAAGACTCCTCCTTATGATGATAGTTTTGTATGTTGACTTCAGATTGTGCTAATcttatttaagatttgaattATGATTAATCACCCTTGCATTATTCTGTCAGACTCAACACAACCTAATATAATTATTTAAGAaggtaaatgtgttttcattttagaaCCCTATTTAGAAAGGTCTCCTTAAATGTAAATGCTTGGTATGAAAAATTTAGACTGTTTCGAGagtcactttttttcttaaagattcTCACGTTACCTTTTGACAAGTTAGTTCAGAAAAATAACCAGACCTCCAAAATATTTGGAATCATTATACAAAAAGCCTTCAGTAAATCCTTTGTGGGCCAtcattgtgatattttaaagaaatatgcaTTGCACCTTttggaaaatataaattatagaAAGGTTTATTTGAATTGTAGGTTTTTCTATGGTATTGCTCCTCCATCTGAGAACTACAAGGGGAGACACCAGAGGAGAGTCACTAGAAAATATTtggactctctctctctctgagtaTCAGATTGGTGAATTTATATACCACTCACTGTCAGGCAGCTTTCATCAGCAGCACTTCTTACATGAATGCTGCCAAGACCGAGCCTCTCCTTCTGCACCCTGAAAGTATCAGGTAATCAGAATCCTTTTAGAAAATTCAGATTTCCACCTTTCTCAAGTTTCactaaacaaaatttattttaaagagggTGTTAATAGTCTATACCAGGTTAGTTATTGCATGATcgtataattttattttcatattggGCTCTGTATAAGGTGGTGTTTATTCTCACATAATGGAGCTACACATAATCTAAAAATGAATTCATGAAACCTGTATGTACCCAAGATCTTGTGATGATGTTTTGTCCCCAATTTCAACTGCAAAATACATTTGAGACCTCTAGTGGTTAAACACAGTAAATGACATTTTCCAGCCCggaaaattgtgtttgttctggAGGAAACAGTAGAACATTTACTGTCTGCCCTTCATGGccaaacagaaaagtttctgAGTGGTAGAATGTTGATCTGAAAGTTCAAATcaagtcttttgttttgaatgagTTTGACTTGAGCTGGAAATGTTTACTTACTGTTTTCCAGAGCTGGAGGCTGCTTTGTTGAAGGAGCTGGACCCTCCACTTTATGCTCATCTAGTCAAAGACAACATggaaagttttacattttgccacagGTAGAGCATTGTagcatattttacatatttcgCATACTTTGTTTTAATGACTTTGTTGTTTCATTCAATGTGAAACCGTATCTTTAAATCTATGGTTCATATTCTTTGTGTTAAGGTGGCTGCTGCTGGGTTTTCAAAGAGAATTCGAACACAGTGATGCACTGCGTTTGTTTGAAATCCTGAGCTGTGACCATCTGGAGCTAATCTCACAGCAGGTCGACCGCGCTCGATATCAGGAGAGACTGGACCAAAAACACTACACAGGTGAAACGCGGgtaaaaagcagaataattgTGCTCACAGTTTTCCCGTAAAACACCTAACGTTGCTGTATCTTCACCTTGCGATGTTTCCAGAGGACAGATCAGAGTCACCACGGCAAACCTTCAACACAGACTTCACCTTCGAGCTCTTCATCTGTGCAGCCATCCTGCTGGATAACAGAGAGTGCCTGCTTCGGTGCCAAGATGATGTGCAGCTAATCCAGTTTACCAGCAGGTTCGCTCCTGTGGCTCCTATTGGACACATTTGGATGTGTTTGTCTTTTCGatgtattaaaaacactttctcttttttttttttttgcagtcttCAGGGAAAACTGGACTTGAACAGCACTTTGGAGAAAGCAGAGAGCCATTTCTACAACTACTGCAAACGATGTGCATGGGATTACATGAATAGGCACTGCCGAGAAAACAGTAGCAAACCTGAAGACTTCTTTTATCAACTCCGTAGTTTGTTTGTCCTAAAGTGACAACTTTCTCAGTAGCTATAAAATCAcagttttcttctgtctgaCATTTTGGGGACATATTGTTTGATTTacttca contains the following coding sequences:
- the si:dkey-238d18.4 gene encoding TBC1 domain family member 15 yields the protein MEDLHSNGKPPLTVREDPGNMSRQQAEIPPRRRVAAVSAPALSASRLTLPGVMDAEGRVDESRLRMHIFKNGGVSPSERGLAWRFLFGMYPCSSTALERSLLQEQLLVRYQVMKRRWQQFLPSAVRMQLNGTDAELLAAVRYFDQREAQTQQQDQDQSEEVKDRLAFLELQAQILFERITFDLEELREATRIIDKDVPRTNRDLSYYQDEGLGNLLVLRDILITYAAFHPEVSYAQGMNDLCSRFLEVLDSEVDTFWSFSSYMEKFSRDFMADGLHRKIELEAALLKELDPPLYAHLVKDNMESFTFCHRWLLLGFQREFEHSDALRLFEILSCDHLELISQQVDRARYQERLDQKHYTEDRSESPRQTFNTDFTFELFICAAILLDNRECLLRCQDDVQLIQFTSSLQGKLDLNSTLEKAESHFYNYCKRCAWDYMNRHCRENSSKPEDFFYQLRSLFVLK